The Medicago truncatula cultivar Jemalong A17 chromosome 4, MtrunA17r5.0-ANR, whole genome shotgun sequence genome includes a region encoding these proteins:
- the LOC25492254 gene encoding bifunctional nitrilase/nitrile hydratase NIT4A, translating into MALVTTTPTINDGPLISEVDMGSDFNALTVRATVVQASTIFYDTPATLDKAERLLAEAASYGSQLVVFPEAFIGGYPRGSGFGVSIGNRTAKGREDFRKYHSAAIDVPGPEVDRLAVMAGKYKVHLVMGVIERDGYTLYCTVLFFDSQGHYLGKHRKIMPTALERIIWGFGDGSTIPVFETQIGKIGAAICWENKMPLLRTAMYAKGVEIYCAPTADSRELWQASMTHIALEGGCFVLSANQFCRRKDYPPAPDYVFEGSEENLTPDSVVCAGGSVIISPSGAVLAGPNYEGEALISADLDLGEIARAKFDFDVVGHYARPEVLSLIVKDHPTNPVTFASASTKTEEKTK; encoded by the exons ATGGCACTTGTAACAACCACTCCAACCATCAATGACGGACCACTCATCTCCGAAGTTGACATGGGTTCCGATTTCAATGCTCTCACTGTCCGAGCCACTGTTGTTCAAGCTTCTACCATTTTTTACGACACTCCCGCCACTTTAG ATAAGGCTGAGAGGTTGCTGGCTGAAGCTGCTAGCTATGGTTCCCAGCTTGTTGTGTTTCCAGAAGCATTTATTGGTGGATATCCACGTGGTTCTGGTTTTGGTGTTTCCATTGGTAACCGTACTGCTAAGGGTAGAGAAGATTTCAGGAAGTATCATTCAGCTGCTATTGATGTGCCTG GTCCTGAGGTGGATAGATTGGCAGTAATGGCAGGAAAGTATAAAGTACATCTAGTGATGGGTGTGATAGAGAGGGATGGCTACACACTTTACTGCACCGTTCTCTTCTTTGATTCTCAAGGTCATTACCTAGGAAAGCACAGGAAAATCATGCCAACAGCACTGGAGCGCATTATCTGGGGATTTGGGGATGGATCAACCATTCCCGTATTTGAAACTCAAATTGGAAAAATAGGTGCTGCCATTTGTTGGGAAAACAAGATGCCGCTATTAAGAACAGCAATGTATGCTAAAG GTGTGGAAATATATTGTGCACCAACTGCTGATTCCAGGGAATTGTGGCAAGCATCAATGACCCATATTGCACTTGAAGGTGGGTGTTTTGTTTTGTCGGCAAACCAGTTCTGTAGGAGGAAGGATTATCCACCTGCTCCGGACTATGTTTTTGAAGGTTCAGAAGAGAACCTTACACCTGATTCTGTTGTATGTGCTGGAGGTAGTGTCATTATATCGCCATCAGGGGCTGTTTTGGCTGGACCCAATTATGAGGGGGAGGCACTAATATCAGCAGACCTAG ATCTTGGTGAAATAGCAAGAGcgaagtttgattttgatgtggTTGGACACTATGCAAGACCTGAAGTGCTAAGCTTGATTGTCAAGGACCATCCAACAAATCCGGTTACTTTTGCCTCGGCATCAACAAAAACTGAAGAGAAGACCAAGTAG
- the LOC25492255 gene encoding uncharacterized protein At5g41620 encodes MSSCHNQTNNNLKEGFREISHNKIRKRNCSSSSSSSLARRYRFKRAILVGKKGGSTTPVPLWKTSTTSSPSMENTTQHLLYSSASGLPSKDKEKEVSVSARKLAASLWEINDLHPSRVKKEFEAEQMRSCKETSNRSREKAKSLSRSGLLRPLMSDPCNSPISERMKGFESDGYRTVSGLSHPLRSGMDAHTSDSLNEKNSGKCAVGVKSRLKEARSSLSTSKKILKVLNQMCHREKQSSTMALTLALGSELDRVCGLLDKLIQDERSNSNQKDIEYMVKRFAEEKAAWKSREKEKIHDAIKNVAEELTVEKKLRKQTERLNKKIAIEMASVKASQLKVCEELEREKRAKEILEQICDELARGIGEDRAQVEEMKKESVKVREEVEKEREMLQLADVLREERVQMKLSEAKYQFEEKNDFVEKLRNELEDFMRTRDEENGDASPECTKFNDLESYFNKVCQRFQNAEYEGQNDSDEDDSDLQSIELNMNNDNRGSEWSYPGEKDAQKDSKRVSTDKESTGRKSYERIQWGSICFNKRNSSFKKRDLDTNIQEGRDHSRPDSSIEFLSRARIQDDEDETTSNRSISSANHVQRNDNQLTLQCTSEEARENSLLVFKGENLKQEAEGRKSKCYLKSLDSDS; translated from the exons atGTCCTCTTGTCATAATCAAACAAACAATAACCTTAAAGAAGGTTTTAGAGAGATTTCACACAACAAAATCAGGAAGAGAAACTGTtcatcctcatcttcatcttctttagCAAGAAGATACAGATTCAAGAGAGCTATTTTGGTTGGAAAGAAAGGAGGGTCCACCACACCAGTTCCACTGTGGAAGACAAGTACTACATCTTCACCTTCTATGGAGAACACTACACAACATCTTTTGTATTCTTCAGCTTCAGGGTTACCCTCCAAAGATAAAGAGAAGGAGGTTTCTGTTTCAGCTAGAAAACTTGCTGCTTCTTTGTGGGAAATCAATGATTTGCATCCTTCAAGGGTCAAGAAGGAATTTGAGGCTGAACAAATGAGAAGCTGCAAGGAAACAAGTAACAGAAGCAGAGAAAAAGCTAAGAGCTTGTCTAGATCAGGTTTGTTGAGGCCACTTATGTCAGATCCATGTAACAGTCCTATTTCAGAG AGAATGAAAGGATTTGAAAGTGATGGTTACAGAACAGTGTCAGGGTTATCTCATCCACTTCGTTCTGGTATGGACGCCCATACCAGTGACAGTTTAAATGAG AAAAATAGTGGCAAATGCGCTGTTGGAGTGAAGAGTCGTCTCAAGGAAGCTAGAAGTAGTCTATCGACATCGAAGAAGATTCTTAAGGTTTTAAATCAAATGTGTCATAGAGAGAAGCAATCATCGACAATGGCCCTCACCTTGGCTCTCGGAAGTGAGCTTGATCGGGTTTGCGGCCTACTTGACAAACTGATACAAGATGAGCGCTCGAACTCTAACCAGAAAGACATTGAGTATATGGTAAAACGTTTTGCAGAAGAAAAGGCTGCATGGAAAagcagagaaaaagaaaagattcaCGATGCCATTAAAAATGTAGCTGAAGAGCTTACAGTGGAGAAGAAGTTAAGGAAACAAACTGAAAGGTTGAATAAGAAGATTGCCATAGAAATGGCTAGTGTAAAAGCTTCACAATTGAAAGTATGCGAAGAGCTTGAAAGGGAGAAACGTGCAAAAGAGATTCTCGAACAAATTTGTGATGAACTAGCTAGAGGTATTGGGGAAGACAGAGCACAGGTGGAGGAAATGAAAAAGGAGTCGGTTAAAGTTCGTGAAGAGGTGGAAAAGGAGAGGGAAATGCTTCAGTTAGCGGATGTTTTGCGCGAGGAGAGAGTCCAGATGAAGCTTTCAGAGGCCAAGTATCAATTcgaagagaaaaatgattttgtagAAAAGCTAAGAAATGAGCTTGAAGACTTTATGAGAACTAGAGATGAAGAAAACGGGGATGCTTCTCCAGAGTGTACGAAATTCAACGATCTTGAGTCTTATTTCAACAAAGTTTGTCAGAGATTCCAAAATGCAGAGTATGAAGGACAAAATGACTCAGATGAGGATGACAGTGATCTCCAATCAATTGAATTGAACATGAATAACGACAATAGAGGATCGGAGTGGAGTTATCCAGGCGAAAAGGATGCTCAAAAAGACTCAAAAAGAGTTTCAACTGACAAAGAAAGTACAGGGAGGAAATCTTATGAGAGAATTCAATGGGGAAGTATTTGCTTCAACAAGAGAAATTCCAGTTTCAAGAAGAGGGATTTGGATACAAATATTCAAGAAGGTCGAGATCATTCTCGTCCCGATAGTTCAATTGAATTTCTCTCTCGAGCTCGGATACAAGATGATGAGGACGAAACAACGAGCAATAGGTCTATTTCAAGTGCTAATCATGTTCAGAGAAATGATAATCAGTTAACTTTGCAGTGTACTAGTGAAGAAGCAAGAGAAAATTCTCTTCTTGTCTTTAAGGGTGAAAATTTGAAGCAAGAAGCTGAAGgaagaaaatcaaaatgttaCTTAAAAAGTTTAGATAGTGATAGTTAG
- the LOC25492256 gene encoding photosystem I subunit O isoform X1 has protein sequence MAATTFPTVLGMAGASRLTSGFVKPQVIARNPLKQAMALGNGGRVTCSFQRDWLRRDFNVIGFGLIGWLAPSSIPAIDGKSLTGLFFDSIGTELAHFPTPPALTSPFWLWLICWHLGLFISLTFGQIGFKGRTEDYFQK, from the exons ATGGCAGCAACAACCTTTCCAACCGTCCTAGGAATGGCTGGTGCATCACGTCTCACCTCCG GATTTGTGAAACCGCAAGTGATTGCTAGGAATCCTTTGAAGCAAGCTATGGCACTTGGAAATGGTGGGAGAGTCACATG TAGCTTCCAAAGGGATTGGTTGAGGAGGGATTTCAATGTGATTGGATTTGGGTTGATAGGTTGGTTGGCACCATCTAGCATACCAGCTATAGATGGTAAAAGTTTGACTGGACTTTTCTTTGATAGCATTGGCACTGAACTTGCTCACTTCCCAACTCCTCCTGCTCTTACTTCACCCTTCTG GTTATGGCTGATCTGTTGGCACCTTGGACTGTTCATCTCTCTCACTTTTGGCCAAATTGGTTTCAAAGGAAGGACTGAAGATTACTTTCAGAAATGA
- the LOC25492256 gene encoding photosystem I subunit O isoform X2, giving the protein MAATTFPTVLGMAGASRLTSGFVKPQVIARNPLKQAMALGNGGRVTCFQRDWLRRDFNVIGFGLIGWLAPSSIPAIDGKSLTGLFFDSIGTELAHFPTPPALTSPFWLWLICWHLGLFISLTFGQIGFKGRTEDYFQK; this is encoded by the exons ATGGCAGCAACAACCTTTCCAACCGTCCTAGGAATGGCTGGTGCATCACGTCTCACCTCCG GATTTGTGAAACCGCAAGTGATTGCTAGGAATCCTTTGAAGCAAGCTATGGCACTTGGAAATGGTGGGAGAGTCACATG CTTCCAAAGGGATTGGTTGAGGAGGGATTTCAATGTGATTGGATTTGGGTTGATAGGTTGGTTGGCACCATCTAGCATACCAGCTATAGATGGTAAAAGTTTGACTGGACTTTTCTTTGATAGCATTGGCACTGAACTTGCTCACTTCCCAACTCCTCCTGCTCTTACTTCACCCTTCTG GTTATGGCTGATCTGTTGGCACCTTGGACTGTTCATCTCTCTCACTTTTGGCCAAATTGGTTTCAAAGGAAGGACTGAAGATTACTTTCAGAAATGA